The genomic window ttttcttatctttatttctgggttactgttcttctttttctcttctttcaggctggccaccgaagacgaaAAAAGGGAGAAAcctctaaaaggggagacaaacaagtccatctgcacaatacttgaagaaaagcatcagttggaacaacccatccacctgcacatctcagcatgcaccaaggatggtgcaatctttaagtgtagggaggtcgataccgatctccatgggttagctattttcttctttccaacaccattgttttattttctttatttgttcattgttgcatttgcatatttaattgcatgtttgtttgattttatgtatTTAGTTAcaacttggttgaagtaatattttctttttcaagaaatttttatagtatttcactaatttaaattaaaaactttctattaaaacttgtttgaagttgtatttggaacatggtttttgagccaaagaacacacaacccgtgagattttgagcttatttatatggttacattatttaactataatattttattcttgtgtgtttccttctctatgattgtaatctatattttgttccagtctgtatgtccattatttggtatatttacatgcttgcatatgattgaggccattatttgaatttttactcacttatcccaaataagcctaccctttcaatcacctttgtttgccaccttgagccttttatccccatttattctgttctataaccacatcactagccttaagcagaaaaacaattaaataccccaattgaatctttggttagcttaagatagagattgtgtaacaattaagtgtggggaaactatgggaacatgggttaataaggaaatgtgttatatttttctactttgataaaatattaggaatttgggtacctactcatgtgagactagagaaattaaaaaatccatgtgcattgataagttatgtttattcttctataaaaaaaatccaaaaaaaaaatatatatattaaataaataagtaaataaataaggggacaaaattaccccaatgctaagtttaataatgaaagatcaatgcacatgtgataaattaaaaaaaaagttgatacatgagcacgtaatacaaaagtgggaaaaatttgggtagctaggtaaagcattttaaattatataaagtatgtatatgttatgtgagatcttagactaatcaaggattcactttgttagctcacttagccttatatgtatatccttacctttaactcagccccattacaaccctgaaaagacctcatgatgtttgcattggtatactaaatatttgttgattggttagatgaagaacaaagtttaaaaagcatgactagagaagagtagagtgattaaccctagacacttgagagttagagtgatatacactaccagtaagggttcagtgcttaattttatgttccctgctttcatgagctatcttcttacaagtttacttactttttattgtatgatttgaattagtgaaatctgatttatgtatattcttggagaatttgatttacctttaaccaagtaggtagaaacattttgcatgtagttgcattcatatagataggttgcatttcatacattctaccattcctcttcactcctttatagcttctcttgagcttagcatggggacatactaatgtttaagtgtggggaggttgataaaccactattttatagtttatcttctgctcaattgagtggattttatcaactctttacccacttattcatactatttgcatggttttacttttttccttatgattttgtgctatgattgaaaacatgcttccttggccttatatttgctaatattaatcctctcttattaccattagatgccttgatatgtgtgttaagtgttttcagagattacatggcaggaatggcttggaggatggaaaggaagtatgcaaaagtagaaggaatacaagaagttgaaggaactgcaaagctgtccagcctgacctcttcgtactaaaacagccataacttgagctacagaggtccaaatgatgcggtttcagttgcgttggaaagctaacgtctggggttttaatttgatatataatttgccaaagCTGCCTCGACGCCAGATGATGCGAacacgtggatcacgcggacgcgtgacttggcagaaacgcaatccacgcaaacgcgtggacgatgcctcCGCGTTACTTTTCCGCGACTTGTACATACCAGAATATGCTGggagcgatttttgggctatttttgacccagtttttggcccggaaaacacatattagaggctataaagtgggagaatgcatccattcatcagacAATCAGCtcatacattcataattttaggattatcaattttaaaggggtttgttacttgtgacaaccaaaacttttgtaagaaaggttgattgcttggtttagaaactatacttgcaacgagaatttattctgaattctaaaccgtcaatcttcagttcttcagccACCAATCTTACTTTGTTCTTTGCTATACTTCCATCTTCACCCAATTTGTTCCTAGAAATCTACTTAGTACCCGTCACTTTCTTTCTAATTGGACTCGAAACAAGTGTCTTAACTTGGTTTTTCTCAAACCGTTGTAGCTCTTTTTCCATGGCTTTGACCCAAGAGGGGTCACTAAGAACTTCTTTAACATTTTGAGGCTCTATTTAAGAAAGAAATGTCAAATTATTTTCTTCCAAAGCCCTTCTTTAAGTGGATCTTGTGGTGACACCTTGTGAGGGATTCCAATAATGAACTCTTGAGGATAGTTCTTTAGAAATCTCCATTCATAGGGTCTTGGTGATTTAAGAACAGATTCGGGCATGCTTAATTTAATGGTATTGGAGCTTCCAAAAATTTCACCAGTTGCAGGATATAAAATGAGATTGTCTCCTACAGAATTGTCTACAGCAGCTGGTTCAGGATCATGTTGCTCAGATTCACTTTTCTTAATCTAGAGCTTCACTTTTGTTACTATCCACTTTTATGTGATTTTTGGATTTTAAACACTGTTTtattactttttggatggctgTACCTAACTAATTAGACATATGTTACTTATTTTGCTATTCTATCATTATCTTATCCATCTTTTGCAGGTCTGGACTGATTTTAGTTTTCttctttgatgacaaaaggggaagTAGTTGAAATGTGCATTGGTGAAtgtgaattgcatgttttggtgaTTATCTCAACTTGCAATTCACATTCATTAATGCATATTTTAACTATTCTCTCTTTTGTCATCAAGTGAAAAAATTAAAATCAGTCCAGACTTGCACAATTACCAAACTAATCACACTCCTAATTGGGTTTTTAACTCAATAGTAATATTTAGTCATCATCTATAATATGTTGTTGATTCTTCAAATTTAACAATGCTACCAACACATAAGCTACTCTAGTCATGTATAACAATACTAATTCTATAAAAGTACCTTAACTATAACTACGTGCTTATTTATTTAAAAGAGGAAAACAACATCACTAACCTGAAAAGTCGATCGCTCCCGCAATGTGTTACGTTGCATTCAGGCAGTTGATATCATCATCTTGTGCATCTGCGTACGCCATAATTTCTAAGAATATCAAGAAAAACTGTCAAAAGAGGGAGAAATGAAGTGAAAGATAGAGTAAAAGGGACATTTAAGGTGCTGTAAACGACTTCCTTATATAAGCGTGTGTCATTCTTATCTCATTTACATTATAAATGAATTGAGATTGAGCATAGTGTAAATAAAATAAGACACGTATCAATAACACGTGTGTAAACGTGATACATATATGACAAAACGTATattatcttgtttacactgtaaacaaaatATGCTTAATCTCAATTCATTTACCGTATAAATGAGATAAGTAAAAAGATGAAAATGGATAAATACACTACAAATAACATATATCagtaaattaaatatttaaaaattcttATTTAAAAGTACAGTACTCTTTATCTACGAAAAAAAGCGTACAAcagttttttgtttaatttaaaaaAGATCTCCCTTCCTTCTTTTTGAACTCACCTGTACAGAGTAATCTCACTTCACTTCCAAGCCAATAGTTACCGTCCTTTGGAAATTGAAACACATTCTTTTTGGTTTTTGCATATGATATCAGACAATTAATTAACGGATAATGAATTGAATTACGAACGCAAGAAAAACTCCGGAGAAAACAGAAAACGAAAGAAAGAACATGGTTTAATGTACCAGAAGAATAAATGTAATTGGTTCTGTGATTTTCTAAGCTAGCAATGGGTAAGTACTACTAACTAAGCACACGAGACAAACTTCAGTAACTTTCCTTCTCAAGCCTAATACAACACAGCNNNNNNNNNNNNNNNNNNNNNNNNNNNNNNNNNNNNNNNNNNNNNNNNNNNNNNNNNNNNNNNNNNNNNNNNNNNNNNNNNNNNNNNNNNNNNNNNNNNNNNNNNNNNNNNNNNNNNNNNNNNNNNNNNNNNNNNNNNNNNNNNNNNNNNNNNNNNNNNNNNNNNNNNNNNNNNNNNNNNNNNNNNNNNNNNNNNNNNNNNNNNNNNNNNNNNNNNNNNNNNNNNNNNNNNNNNNNNNNNNNNNNNNNNNNNNNNNNNNNNNNACCATACCAAACGACGTCGTCACCGCCGCAACAACAACCCCAATCTCTAAGTAactacactctctctctctctctctctctctctctaacagcTAGCAAATATTTCAAATTTCCAACTCACTCTACTCCCAATTCCATCTTTCTCCTTCTACTGTCTATCCGAAATAATCGATATTAGGGTTAGGGGTACAGTAGGGTTTTCACTGTTCACTCAATTTTTGGGGGTTTTCCCCAAATTGAGGTGAGGGGTTTCCCATCTTCATGGATCAAGCGCGATCATCCTCTGGGaacaacatcaacaacaacaatggcgAGGACAATGTGGGAATTCCCGACGACCTCCGGTGCAAGCGTTCCGATGGGAAGCAGTGGCGGTGCACCGCCATGTCGATGCCGGACAAGACCGTCTGCGAGAAGCACTACATCCAGGCCAAGAAGAGGGCAGCCAATTCCGCCATGAGAGCTAACCTCAAGAAGGCTAAGCGCAAGTCTGGAGATTCCGAGGGACACCTTGAAAGCAAGAGTGACGATTTCGATATTCCTCTGTCCGCCATGAAGCACGGTGGTGGGGAGCATAGTTCTGGTGGCGGAAGCAGGTTGTTGGATAAGGTGGGGAAGAATCAGTTCAGGTATGTCCCCAAGAAGGGGGCCATGTCGGGGCGATCCTCACTGCCCAAGCCAGATGAGGAGGATGAGGAAGAttatgaagaagaggaggagggtgAGGAAgaggtggaggaggaggagggtgTGCCTCTTTATGAGGAAAATTGGACGGGTCACGAGTCGCCTGAGCTGGCTTCTGGTGGGGACTCGTCCAGGAAGAGGAGGAGCTTGGAGGCCACTAATGTCACTACTGTGAGTTTTAAGGACTTAATTTTAGTTCACTGTCAATTCAGAATATTTTGTATAAACattcaattatatatttatatattccaGTTGGCCTATAAATGAATGGTTTTTGTCTATTTTACACTGACACTGGCCACTAGATCAGAATTCAAATTTTGATAGCAGTTATAGTTGTGACAGTAGAGTCCTTTGAGTTGAATCGGGTGGTTTTGACAGGAATACTCGGATGCAAGCACAGACTCCTCGGAGGAGACTGGTGACACTGGCGGGCAGACATGCCATCAGTGCCGGAGGAATGACAGAGACAGGGTGGTTACTTGGTGCCAGCGGTGTGATCGAAGAGGATACTGTAATAGCTGTATATCAACTTGGTGGGTAACGAGCATGGAATCTTAATTGTGTGTCAATTTTGGTTGTTGTTTTTCCTTGTGTAATTGGGTGGTGAATGTTATGGTTTGCTTGATATTAGGTACTCAGACATTTCGCTGGATGAAATTCAGAGGATGTGTCCTGCGTGCCGTGGTATTTGTAACTGTAGAGTTTGTGTACGTAGTGATAATTCAATAAAGGTATTTGGTAGTTAATGTTTGATGAAGCATGAATATTCTATGTTTAGTGTTGTAATTCCTTCTCCAGTTGGTTAAGTTTCCCTTtgttccccctttttttttctgttgTGTAATTAAGGTTCGGATACGGGAGATACCTGTTCTAGATAAGTTACAGTATCTCCACTCGCTGTTGTCAGCAGTGCTTCCTGTAGTAAAACAGATCCACCAAGAACAGTGTTTTGAAGTTGAGCTCGAAAAGAAGTTACGTGGTAAGAAGTTGCCTTGCACTGCAAGTAGCATATATTGTTTGCCCTTTCTGATGAACAAATAGGTGACAATGTTGAACTAATGGTTTTTCCCTCAGGTGTGGACATAGATCTTCCCCGGATAAAATTGGGAGCAGATGAACAGATGTGCTGGTAAATTTCTTTTAGACTTGATAGATTCAATTTTTGTGTATAAGCATCATGtttatgcatgcttccttttcatagggtcaatatttttcttgattttgTTTTCTTGCAGCAATTTATGTAGGATACCCATCACTGATTATCATCGGCGCTGTCCAATTTGCTCATATGACTTGTGCCTTAATTGTTGTCATGATCTTCGAGAAGCAACTTCAGATTACAACAAAGAACCACAAACAGAATTAGCGAAAGCTTATGACCAAAACATATTAAGTAAGTTTCCTCATTGGAGATCCAATGATAATGGAAATATTCCATGCCCCCCTAAGGAATATGGTGGCTGTGGTTATTCGTCGTTAAATTTGAGCAGGATTTTCAAGAGGAATTGGGTTGCAAAGTTGGTGAAAAATGTAGAAGAAATGGTTGGTGGCTGTAAGATTAATAATGCTGATGATCTACCAGAAACTCAGTTGAATGCTCTCAGATTGCGCAAATGTTCCCATAGAGAGACTAGTGATGATAACTATCTTTATTGTCCTGCATCTGAAGATCTCATGAAAGATGGGATTGGAAATTTTAGAAAGCACTGGAAAACCGGTAAACCCATTATTGTTAAGCAAGTGTTTGATAGATCATCCTCTTCTAGCTGGGATCCGCTGGTCATCTGGAGAGGGATTCTAGAGACAACAGATGAGAAAATGAAAGATGAAAACAGAGTGGTTAGGGCCATAGATTGCTTAGATGGGTCTGAGGTACGCATCTATAGCACTTCTTTTTGTCAATTCAGATTGCAATTTTTTACTGCAGTGTGTTCATGGATTAGACATCTTTATCTAATTATTCACTTTCCGGCTGCActtctttttcctttcaattttatACTGGCAGATTGATATTGAGCTTAGTTACTTCATGACTGGTTACACTGAGGGGCGTACTCATGAAAATGGTTGGCCACAGTTATTGAAGTTGAAGGATTGGCCTTCACCTAGTGCATCTGAAGAGTTTCTCTTGTACCAAAGACCAGAATTTATCGGCAAACTGCCTTTACTTCAGTATATTCACTCCAAGTGGGGCCTTCTTAATGTTGCAGCTAAATTGCCTCATTACTCCTTGCAGAATGATGTAGGACCCAAGATTTATATATCTTATGGAATCAATCA from Arachis ipaensis cultivar K30076 chromosome B09, Araip1.1, whole genome shotgun sequence includes these protein-coding regions:
- the LOC107617672 gene encoding lysine-specific demethylase JMJ25 isoform X2, coding for MDQARSSSGNNINNNNGEDNVGIPDDLRCKRSDGKQWRCTAMSMPDKTVCEKHYIQAKKRAANSAMRANLKKAKRKSGDSEGHLESKSDDFDIPLSAMKHGGGEHSSGGGSRLLDKVGKNQFRYVPKKGAMSGRSSLPKPDEEDEEDYEEEEEGEEEVEEEEGVPLYEENWTGHESPELASGGDSSRKRRSLEATNVTTEYSDASTDSSEETGDTGGQTCHQCRRNDRDRVVTWCQRCDRRGYCNSCISTWYSDISLDEIQRMCPACRGICNCRVCVRSDNSIKVRIREIPVLDKLQYLHSLLSAVLPVVKQIHQEQCFEVELEKKLRGVDIDLPRIKLGADEQMCCNLCRIPITDYHRRCPICSYDLCLNCCHDLREATSDYNKEPQTELAKAYDQNILSKFPHWRSNDNGNIPCPPKEYGGCGYSSLNLSRIFKRNWVAKLVKNVEEMVGGCKINNADDLPETQLNALRLRKCSHRETSDDNYLYCPASEDLMKDGIGNFRKHWKTGKPIIVKQVFDRSSSSSWDPLVIWRGILETTDEKMKDENRVVRAIDCLDGSENDVGPKIYISYGINHELGRGDSVTNLHFNMRDMVYLLVHTSEVMLKDWQRTKIEMIQKEYKELEVKESRGDNQMCSSRSSPNSAFGTENNGLDLDPNQSKSLDQGFENHSSSDGNMVNHELPFKQNGNFSEQMHPGVLWDVFRRQDVPKLNEYLKTHRNEFGKPDDILNEYVTWPLYDGAIFLDRHQKRKLKEEFGVEPWSFEQNLGEAIFVPAGCPFQARNVQSTVQLGLDFLSPESLGEAVRLAEEVRSLPNEHEAKPQVLEVGKISLYAASSSIKEVQKLVLDPKLGAEIGYGDPNLTAMVSENYEKMVKQRQITCA
- the LOC107617672 gene encoding lysine-specific demethylase JMJ25 isoform X1 codes for the protein MDQARSSSGNNINNNNGEDNVGIPDDLRCKRSDGKQWRCTAMSMPDKTVCEKHYIQAKKRAANSAMRANLKKAKRKSGDSEGHLESKSDDFDIPLSAMKHGGGEHSSGGGSRLLDKVGKNQFRYVPKKGAMSGRSSLPKPDEEDEEDYEEEEEGEEEVEEEEGVPLYEENWTGHESPELASGGDSSRKRRSLEATNVTTEYSDASTDSSEETGDTGGQTCHQCRRNDRDRVVTWCQRCDRRGYCNSCISTWYSDISLDEIQRMCPACRGICNCRVCVRSDNSIKVRIREIPVLDKLQYLHSLLSAVLPVVKQIHQEQCFEVELEKKLRGVDIDLPRIKLGADEQMCCNLCRIPITDYHRRCPICSYDLCLNCCHDLREATSDYNKEPQTELAKAYDQNILSKFPHWRSNDNGNIPCPPKEYGGCGYSSLNLSRIFKRNWVAKLVKNVEEMVGGCKINNADDLPETQLNALRLRKCSHRETSDDNYLYCPASEDLMKDGIGNFRKHWKTGKPIIVKQVFDRSSSSSWDPLVIWRGILETTDEKMKDENRVVRAIDCLDGSEIDIELSYFMTGYTEGRTHENGWPQLLKLKDWPSPSASEEFLLYQRPEFIGKLPLLQYIHSKWGLLNVAAKLPHYSLQNDVGPKIYISYGINHELGRGDSVTNLHFNMRDMVYLLVHTSEVMLKDWQRTKIEMIQKEYKELEVKESRGDNQMCSSRSSPNSAFGTENNGLDLDPNQSKSLDQGFENHSSSDGNMVNHELPFKQNGNFSEQMHPGVLWDVFRRQDVPKLNEYLKTHRNEFGKPDDILNEYVTWPLYDGAIFLDRHQKRKLKEEFGVEPWSFEQNLGEAIFVPAGCPFQARNVQSTVQLGLDFLSPESLGEAVRLAEEVRSLPNEHEAKPQVLEVGKISLYAASSSIKEVQKLVLDPKLGAEIGYGDPNLTAMVSENYEKMVKQRQITCA